One Stenotrophomonas maltophilia DNA window includes the following coding sequences:
- a CDS encoding fatty acid--CoA ligase, with amino-acid sequence MSFPPAPDASAYPLLIKQLLHTPLAASPDQEIVYGDSVRFDYRTLQARIGQLAGLLTSLGVKQGDTVAVMDWDSHRYLEAYFAVPMIGAVLMMVNIRLAPEQIAYTLNHSGARVILANREFLPILQAIDEQLPDLHVRVLLDDAGGPLPGGFVTEYEAGLRAATATTHFPDFDENTRATVFYTTGTTGLPKGVYFSHRQLVLHSLTGMAALGSAASQGRLHRGDVYMPITPMFHVHAWGLPYIATLLGIKQVYPGRYVPAQLLALIAREKVTFSHCVPTILHMLLEHPLAADTDLGNWKVIIGGAALPRALAQRALARGIDIFGGYGMSETCPLLTLAQIDSDAVTNVDEVLSFRTKAGIPVPLVDLRIVDPDMKDVAHDGIATGEVVVRAPWLTQGYLHNPDASAALWAGGYLHTGDIGNIDESGYLRVTDRIKDVIKTGGEWISSLALEDIIALHPAVSEVAVIGITDTKWGERPLPLVVRKPGSHVAEAEIIELVAARSRAGDISRYAIPERVRFVDSIERTSVGKINKKKLRGLHDPAAAPGTT; translated from the coding sequence ATGTCATTCCCCCCTGCCCCCGACGCCTCCGCCTATCCACTGCTGATCAAGCAACTATTGCACACGCCATTGGCAGCGAGCCCGGACCAGGAGATTGTCTATGGCGACTCGGTCCGCTTCGATTACCGCACGTTACAGGCGCGCATCGGGCAGCTGGCAGGCCTGTTGACTTCGCTGGGGGTCAAGCAGGGCGACACCGTGGCGGTGATGGACTGGGACAGCCATCGCTACCTGGAGGCCTACTTCGCCGTTCCGATGATCGGTGCGGTGCTGATGATGGTGAACATCCGCCTGGCACCCGAACAGATTGCCTACACGCTCAACCACAGCGGGGCGCGGGTGATCCTCGCCAATCGCGAGTTCCTGCCGATACTGCAAGCCATCGACGAACAGCTGCCGGACCTGCACGTGCGCGTCCTGCTGGATGACGCCGGCGGCCCGCTGCCAGGCGGTTTCGTGACCGAGTACGAGGCCGGTCTGCGGGCTGCCACTGCGACCACCCATTTCCCGGACTTCGACGAGAACACCCGCGCAACGGTGTTCTACACGACCGGCACCACCGGCCTGCCAAAAGGTGTCTACTTCAGCCATCGGCAGCTGGTCCTGCACTCGCTGACGGGGATGGCGGCGCTGGGCAGCGCGGCCAGCCAGGGACGCCTGCACCGCGGCGACGTCTACATGCCGATCACCCCCATGTTCCATGTGCACGCCTGGGGCCTGCCCTACATCGCTACGCTGCTGGGCATCAAGCAGGTCTACCCCGGGCGCTACGTGCCCGCCCAGCTGCTGGCGCTGATCGCCCGCGAGAAGGTGACCTTCTCGCACTGCGTGCCAACCATCCTGCACATGCTGCTGGAGCACCCGCTTGCGGCCGACACTGACCTGGGCAACTGGAAGGTGATCATCGGCGGTGCGGCCCTGCCGAGGGCACTTGCGCAGCGGGCTCTGGCGCGGGGTATCGACATCTTCGGTGGCTACGGCATGTCCGAGACCTGCCCGCTGCTTACCTTGGCGCAGATCGATTCGGATGCCGTAACCAATGTGGATGAGGTTCTTTCGTTTCGCACCAAGGCTGGCATACCGGTGCCGCTGGTGGACCTGCGCATCGTCGACCCGGACATGAAGGATGTCGCCCACGATGGCATCGCCACCGGCGAGGTCGTGGTACGAGCACCTTGGCTCACCCAGGGTTACCTGCACAATCCGGATGCATCGGCGGCGTTGTGGGCAGGCGGTTATCTGCATACCGGTGACATCGGCAACATCGATGAAAGTGGCTATCTGAGGGTGACGGACCGCATCAAGGATGTGATCAAGACCGGCGGCGAATGGATCTCATCGCTCGCCCTTGAGGACATCATCGCTCTGCATCCGGCGGTCAGTGAAGTCGCGGTAATCGGCATCACCGACACGAAATGGGGCGAGCGGCCATTGCCGCTGGTGGTCAGGAAGCCGGGGAGCCATGTGGCCGAAGCGGAGATCATCGAGCTGGTCGCCGCCCGTAGCCGCGCCGGGGATATCTCACGCTATGCGATTCCGGAGCGGGTTCGCTTCGTGGATTCGATCGAGCGCACCAGCGTGGGCAAGATCAACAAGAAGAAGCTGCGCGGGCTGCATGATCCGGCAGCCGCTCCGGGTACTACTTGA